The uncultured Desulfuromusa sp. genome has a segment encoding these proteins:
- a CDS encoding thioesterase family protein translates to MTNFSFQFSYRVGVADINYGGHVANSAVLNFFQDARIAYLENLGPYSEIDLGGCGIIMPEAHVFYRQEMFLGDQLNIGVRSTHLKRSSWLMEYHIERAGELTAEGETPLVCFNYETRKPCRIPSEFRRSLTVFEGLPL, encoded by the coding sequence ATGACAAATTTTTCTTTTCAATTTTCTTATCGTGTCGGGGTTGCAGATATTAATTATGGTGGACATGTTGCCAATTCAGCGGTACTGAATTTCTTTCAGGATGCCCGGATTGCTTACCTGGAGAATCTGGGTCCATATTCTGAGATTGATCTTGGGGGCTGTGGAATTATCATGCCGGAAGCGCATGTTTTTTATCGCCAGGAGATGTTTCTCGGTGATCAGTTAAATATAGGAGTCAGATCAACACATTTAAAACGCTCCAGTTGGTTGATGGAGTATCATATTGAACGGGCCGGGGAGTTAACTGCAGAAGGTGAAACTCCGCTGGTTTGTTTTAACTATGAAACGCGTAAACCATGCCGTATTCCAAGTGAATTCCGGAGGTCTCTGACTGTATTTGAAGGGCTCCCGCTTTAA
- a CDS encoding peptide-binding protein, whose translation MMKAIVYNCLFLVALILLSSCSNVDDADPPGVAEALTPDFGDTFIEASIGDASTLLPVLASDSASSSINGLIYNGLIRYDKNLQIEGELAESWEVSDDNLTITFHLRKGVVWHDGAPFTAADVKFNYQLYIDPKTPTAYAESFKQVKDVETPDPYTFVVHYDKPYAPALMSWSMPVHPRHLLDGKDVTKSPLARKPVGTGPYKFSDWVGGEKIVLEANPDYFEGQPYLKRVVYRIIPDISTQFLELQTGSLDFMGLSPLQYDRQTDTLAFRRLYNKYRYLNFGYTYLGYNLKRPLFQDKRVRQALSYAIDKQEIIDGVLLGYGAIATGPYKPDTWVYNSTVPKYSYNPAKARQLLAEAGWKDSNGNGILDKDGKEFSFTIVTNQGNDLRAKTGEIIQQRFKEVGVDVKLRIIEWATFLKEFINPNNFDATILAWTGGPEPDQYNVWHSSKAVPGGLNFISFKNDEVDRLLEEGRRIFDLQKRKVYYDRFQEILAEEQPYTFLYVGEALPAVSKRFRGVAPAPAGIRYNFDKWFVPKAEQKYSR comes from the coding sequence ATGATGAAAGCTATTGTCTATAATTGTTTATTCCTTGTTGCGTTGATCCTGCTGAGTTCCTGCAGCAACGTCGATGATGCTGACCCTCCCGGAGTGGCTGAAGCGCTAACTCCAGACTTTGGAGATACTTTTATCGAAGCCTCCATCGGAGATGCCAGCACTTTGCTGCCGGTATTAGCTTCTGATTCTGCTTCCAGTTCAATCAATGGTCTGATTTATAACGGCTTAATCAGGTACGATAAAAATCTTCAGATCGAGGGTGAGCTTGCAGAATCGTGGGAGGTTTCAGATGATAATCTGACGATTACCTTTCATTTGCGCAAGGGTGTGGTCTGGCACGATGGTGCACCTTTTACGGCAGCTGATGTGAAGTTCAATTACCAGCTATATATTGATCCGAAAACTCCGACTGCTTACGCGGAATCTTTCAAGCAGGTGAAAGATGTTGAAACCCCTGACCCCTATACTTTTGTGGTTCATTACGATAAACCCTACGCTCCGGCATTAATGAGTTGGTCCATGCCGGTGCATCCGCGACATCTTCTGGACGGAAAAGATGTGACAAAAAGTCCTTTGGCCCGCAAACCGGTGGGAACCGGCCCCTATAAATTTTCTGATTGGGTGGGGGGAGAAAAAATTGTTCTCGAAGCCAATCCTGACTATTTTGAAGGCCAGCCTTATCTTAAGCGTGTTGTTTATCGGATTATCCCGGATATCTCCACCCAGTTTCTGGAACTACAAACGGGTAGCCTTGATTTTATGGGGCTTTCACCATTGCAGTATGATCGGCAGACAGATACTCTTGCGTTCAGGCGATTGTACAACAAGTATCGCTACCTGAATTTTGGTTATACTTACCTGGGCTACAATCTGAAGCGTCCGCTCTTTCAGGATAAGCGCGTCAGGCAGGCTCTTTCCTACGCAATTGACAAGCAGGAAATTATTGATGGTGTGTTGCTGGGGTATGGAGCTATTGCTACAGGGCCATATAAGCCGGACACCTGGGTCTACAACTCTACTGTTCCCAAATATTCATATAATCCTGCCAAAGCCCGGCAGCTTTTAGCGGAAGCCGGCTGGAAAGATTCGAATGGTAATGGGATCTTGGATAAAGACGGCAAGGAATTTTCTTTTACCATTGTGACCAACCAAGGGAATGATCTGCGTGCAAAAACGGGCGAAATAATTCAGCAGCGTTTCAAGGAGGTTGGTGTTGACGTGAAGTTGCGGATCATCGAATGGGCGACCTTTCTCAAGGAATTTATCAACCCAAATAATTTTGATGCTACAATCCTAGCATGGACCGGAGGTCCGGAACCTGATCAGTATAATGTTTGGCATTCCAGCAAGGCTGTTCCCGGGGGATTGAATTTCATTAGTTTTAAAAATGATGAAGTTGATCGTCTTCTTGAGGAAGGCCGCCGGATTTTTGATTTACAAAAACGCAAAGTTTATTATGATCGTTTCCAGGAGATCCTGGCAGAAGAGCAGCCCTATACTTTTTTGTACGTTGGCGAGGCCTTGCCTGCGGTGTCCAAGCGTTTTCGAGGAGTGGCACCGGCGCCGGCCGGCATCCGCTATAATTTTGATAAATGGTTTGTTCCAAAGGCTGAACAAAAATATTCCAGGTAG
- the mutM gene encoding bifunctional DNA-formamidopyrimidine glycosylase/DNA-(apurinic or apyrimidinic site) lyase translates to MPELPEVETTLRGIAPHITNRTILECVFRTERLRWPLDETLCHLLPGQKIISVERRAKYLLLHCDDGTIILHLGMSGSLRIVPAETTEKKHDHVDLIFTDGTCLRLTDPRKFGAFLYTDEDPCTYKLLLNLGPEPLTDEFNGEYLYSASRGKKQPVKQFIMDQKTVVGVGNIYANESLFSAGIRPDRAAGRIGLERYRTLAFAIKNILQEAIIAGGTTIQDFNQADGKPGYFAQQLQVYGRGGGCCFACGQTILSQKIGQRSTFYCAGCQS, encoded by the coding sequence ATGCCTGAATTACCTGAAGTTGAAACGACACTGCGTGGCATCGCTCCACATATTACCAATCGAACTATTCTTGAATGTGTTTTTCGGACTGAACGATTGCGCTGGCCTCTTGATGAGACTCTCTGTCATCTTCTCCCGGGACAAAAAATCATCAGTGTTGAACGGCGAGCAAAATACCTGTTGCTGCACTGTGATGATGGGACAATAATCCTCCATCTGGGGATGTCAGGAAGTTTAAGGATTGTTCCAGCTGAAACAACAGAGAAGAAGCATGATCATGTTGACCTGATTTTTACTGACGGGACATGTCTGCGGTTGACCGATCCTCGCAAGTTCGGGGCTTTTCTTTACACCGATGAGGACCCCTGTACCTATAAATTGCTTCTCAATCTTGGTCCGGAACCTTTGACGGATGAATTCAACGGTGAGTATCTTTATTCAGCCTCCAGAGGGAAAAAACAGCCAGTGAAGCAATTTATCATGGATCAAAAGACGGTTGTCGGCGTCGGGAATATCTATGCCAATGAATCTCTGTTCTCTGCTGGAATTCGTCCTGATCGCGCTGCAGGGAGGATAGGTCTGGAACGTTATCGGACTCTGGCTTTTGCCATCAAGAATATTTTGCAAGAGGCAATTATTGCTGGAGGAACAACAATTCAAGATTTTAATCAAGCTGATGGAAAACCTGGATATTTTGCACAGCAGCTGCAGGTTTATGGGCGCGGTGGGGGCTGTTGTTTTGCTTGCGGCCAGACGATCCTCAGTCAGAAAATAGGTCAGCGTTCAACATTTTATTGTGCCGGATGCCAGAGTTGA
- a CDS encoding ABC transporter permease yields MMLRPRSSFLFDVVWQRLLHNRMALVGAGIILIMFLMAALASFTTVDPAAINIAQSYLPPSINHPFGTDDLGREVFVRMLYGARISLLVGFVAVGISTLIGIFLGSLAGYYGGWVDTLVMRFVDIMLCFPTFFLILAVIAFLDPSIWNIMIVIGLTSWMGVARLIRAEFLSLRQRDFVLAAQALGATDFRLIFRHILPNAMSPILVSATLGVAGAILTESALSFLGIGVQPPTPSWGNMLIVGKQTLGSAWWLSVFPGLAILITVLGYNLFGEGVRDALDPRLKE; encoded by the coding sequence ATGATGTTAAGGCCCAGGAGTTCTTTTCTTTTTGATGTTGTTTGGCAACGGTTGCTCCATAATCGTATGGCTCTGGTTGGTGCCGGAATCATTCTGATCATGTTTCTGATGGCTGCTTTAGCCTCGTTCACAACGGTTGATCCTGCTGCAATAAATATTGCCCAGAGCTATTTACCTCCAAGCATCAATCATCCTTTTGGAACCGATGATTTAGGGCGTGAAGTGTTTGTACGAATGCTTTATGGGGCGCGAATTTCTTTACTGGTTGGATTTGTTGCGGTTGGGATCTCAACTTTGATTGGTATTTTTTTAGGATCTCTTGCCGGATACTACGGTGGTTGGGTTGATACTCTGGTCATGCGGTTTGTTGATATCATGCTGTGCTTTCCTACCTTTTTCCTGATCCTGGCCGTAATCGCATTTCTTGATCCATCCATCTGGAACATCATGATCGTGATAGGACTGACCAGCTGGATGGGGGTGGCGCGCTTAATCCGGGCCGAATTTTTAAGCTTGCGCCAACGTGATTTTGTCCTTGCGGCACAGGCTCTTGGTGCGACAGATTTCCGTTTGATTTTTCGTCATATTCTGCCGAATGCAATGTCGCCGATTCTTGTTTCTGCAACTCTTGGGGTTGCGGGTGCTATTTTAACTGAAAGTGCTCTTTCGTTCCTTGGCATTGGTGTGCAGCCCCCGACCCCTTCCTGGGGGAATATGTTGATTGTCGGTAAGCAGACCCTTGGCAGTGCCTGGTGGTTGTCGGTTTTTCCTGGTCTGGCCATCCTGATAACCGTTCTGGGATATAACCTGTTTGGTGAAGGGGTTCGCGATGCTCTGGATCCCAGGCTTAAAGAATGA
- a CDS encoding ABC transporter permease — MLSYIAKRLLLLVPLLLGITLISFVVIHLAPGEPTDMQTQLNPEVSSELQQRLRSQYGLDQPLYVQYWTWLSRLVQLDFGESFATDRRPVLDKVLERLPVTILLNLLSIILILAVSVPLGILSAIQRNSGFDRITTVLVFTGFAMPSFWLALLLMDWFGVRLGLLPVSGLKSLGYEYLSWGEQLVDRVSHLVLPVFISAIGGLAGFSRYMRSNMLEVVRQDYILTARAKGLSERTVIYKHALRNALLPVITILGLSVPGLIGGSVIFETIFAIPGMGKLFYDGVMMRDYPLIMGVLVMGAVLTLLGNLLADISYALADPRIRHGQQSGH, encoded by the coding sequence ATGCTGAGTTATATCGCCAAACGTTTGTTACTGCTTGTCCCATTATTGCTTGGGATTACGTTGATCTCTTTTGTTGTGATTCACCTGGCACCAGGTGAACCCACAGATATGCAGACACAACTCAATCCAGAGGTTAGTTCTGAATTACAACAACGCTTGCGGTCTCAGTATGGTCTTGACCAGCCACTTTATGTCCAGTATTGGACGTGGTTGTCGCGTCTGGTGCAACTCGACTTTGGAGAGTCTTTTGCGACTGACCGTCGTCCGGTTCTGGATAAAGTTCTGGAACGGTTGCCGGTGACAATTTTACTGAACCTGCTTTCGATTATTCTTATCCTGGCAGTTTCAGTTCCTCTGGGTATTCTTTCAGCCATACAGCGAAATTCAGGCTTTGATCGCATCACGACAGTTCTCGTGTTCACCGGTTTTGCAATGCCCTCATTTTGGCTGGCACTATTGCTTATGGACTGGTTTGGGGTCCGGCTGGGTTTACTGCCGGTCTCTGGCTTGAAATCTCTGGGGTATGAATATCTGAGTTGGGGAGAGCAGCTGGTGGACAGAGTGAGTCATCTTGTTTTGCCTGTTTTTATTTCTGCAATCGGTGGATTAGCCGGGTTCTCACGCTATATGCGCTCCAACATGCTTGAGGTCGTCCGTCAGGACTATATTCTCACGGCGAGGGCAAAAGGTTTGTCTGAGCGGACGGTGATCTATAAGCATGCGTTGCGAAACGCATTACTTCCGGTGATTACAATCCTGGGTCTTTCGGTTCCCGGCTTGATCGGTGGAAGTGTTATTTTTGAAACAATTTTTGCGATTCCCGGGATGGGAAAACTTTTTTACGATGGCGTGATGATGCGGGATTATCCTTTGATCATGGGGGTTCTTGTCATGGGGGCGGTGCTGACATTGTTGGGGAACTTGCTGGCTGATATCAGTTATGCTCTGGCTGATCCGCGTATCCGTCATGGACAGCAAAGTGGGCATTAG